In one Carassius carassius chromosome 14, fCarCar2.1, whole genome shotgun sequence genomic region, the following are encoded:
- the erlec1 gene encoding endoplasmic reticulum lectin 1 isoform X1, which yields MTSAFGGSASAMRACLRWFLGLIWVGVSANRAGSPVFSDEIPFKIRWPGADFTLSTSGGLYKEDDYVIMTTAEKEKYKCLLPSLSGNQEDDVKEYDGPSPAELLEPLFKQSSCSYRIESYWTYELCHGKHVRQYHEDKETGQKINIQEYYLGTMKKESSESEMEKSSDSESEISNTNTQVPTKNIEGQLTPYYPIEMAHGTECSLKDNKPRTTTVLYVCHPEAKHEILTIAEIITCQYEVVVLTPLLCPHPKYRFKSSPVNDIFCQALGGSPLRPQSLTQLDREQEELLKPPFSSSGERDERGSREDTPPVKEEAYTSTHKPLTVGGQAQVTVGSTHISRLTDEQLIKEFLSGSYCLHGGVGWWKYEFCYGRHVHQYHENKEQGKNIVVVGSWNTDDHINWAKKNVARSYHLKDDGAQKVRVVSHFYGHGDVCDLTGKPRQVIVKLKCKESESPHAVTVYMLEPQTCQYILGVESPVICKILDTADENGLLSIPS from the exons ATGACAAG CGCTTTTGGAGGCTCAGCAAGTGCGATGCGGGCGTGTTTGCGTTGGTTTTTGGGGCTGATTTGGGTCGGAGTGTCTGCAAATCGTGCAGGAtctcctgtgttttctgatgAAATCCCCTTCAAAATCAGATGGCCCGGAGCAGACTTCACCCTG TCAACGTCAGGAGGCCTGTACAAAGAAGATGACTATGTTATCATGACCACTGCTGAAAAAGAAAAGTACAAATGTTTATTGCCATCTTTGTCTGGCAACCAGGAG GATGACGTGAAGGAGTATGATGGACCGAGTCCAGCTGAGCTGCTGGAGCCGTTATTCAAACAGAGCAGCTGCTCCTACAGA ATCGAGTCATACTGGACATATGAACTGTGCCACGGGAAGCATGTACGGCAGTACCACGAGGACAAGGAGACGGGGCAG AAGATCAACATTCAGGAATACTATCTGGGTACCATGAAAAAAGAGAGTTCAG AATCAGAAATGGAAAAATCCAGTGATTCTGAATCAGAAATATCAAACACCAACACACAG GTGCCAACAAAGAACATAGAGGGTCAGCTGACCCCATACTATCCCATAGAGATGGCGCATGGGACCGAATGCTCTCTGAAAGACAATAAACCCCGCACTACCACAGTGCTGTACGTCTGTCACCCGGAGGCAAAACATGAGATCCTCACGATCGCTGAGATCATCACCTGTCAGTATGAAGTAGTGGTGCTCACACCCCTCCTCTGTCCACACCCCAAATACag GTTCAAGTCGTCCCCAGTGAATGACATCTTTTGCCAGGCTCTGGGTGGCTCCCCTCTCAGGCCTCAGAGTCTGACCCAGCTGGATCGTGAGCAGGAAGAGCTGCTCAAACCACCGTTCAGCTCAAGTGGCGAAAGAGATGAGAGAGGATCCAGG GAGGATACACCTCCTGTGAAAGAAGAGGCGTATACCTCTACCCATAAGCCCCTGACAGTGGGTGGGCAAGCCCAGGTAACCGTTGGCAGCACCCACATCTCTCGTCTGACTGATGAACAGCTGATCAAGGAGTTTCTGAGTGGCTCATACTGTCTGCATGGG GGCGTTGGATGGTGGAAGTATGAATTCTGTTATGGAAGGCATGTACACCAGTATCATGAA AATAAAGAACAAGGGAAGAACATTGtggtggtgggcagctggaacaCTGACGATCATATTAACTGGGCCAAGAAAAACGTGGCACGATCTTATCACTTGAAAGACGATGGAGCGCAGAAAGTCAG GGTCGTATCTCACTTTTATGGCCATGGAGATGTTTGTGACCTAACAGGGAAACCGAGACAGGTTATAGTCAAGCTCAA GTGTAAGGAGTCAGAGTCTCCTCATGCTGTTACGGTTTACATGCTGGAACCTCAGACCTGTCAATATATTCTTGGG GTTGAGTCACCCGTTATATGCAAGATCTTGGACACTGCAGATGAAAACGGACTTCTTTCAATCCCTAGCTAG
- the erlec1 gene encoding endoplasmic reticulum lectin 1 isoform X2 yields the protein MTSAFGGSASAMRACLRWFLGLIWVGVSANRAGSPVFSDEIPFKIRWPGADFTLSTSGGLYKEDDYVIMTTAEKEKYKCLLPSLSGNQEDDVKEYDGPSPAELLEPLFKQSSCSYRIESYWTYELCHGKHVRQYHEDKETGQINIQEYYLGTMKKESSESEMEKSSDSESEISNTNTQVPTKNIEGQLTPYYPIEMAHGTECSLKDNKPRTTTVLYVCHPEAKHEILTIAEIITCQYEVVVLTPLLCPHPKYRFKSSPVNDIFCQALGGSPLRPQSLTQLDREQEELLKPPFSSSGERDERGSREDTPPVKEEAYTSTHKPLTVGGQAQVTVGSTHISRLTDEQLIKEFLSGSYCLHGGVGWWKYEFCYGRHVHQYHENKEQGKNIVVVGSWNTDDHINWAKKNVARSYHLKDDGAQKVRVVSHFYGHGDVCDLTGKPRQVIVKLKCKESESPHAVTVYMLEPQTCQYILGVESPVICKILDTADENGLLSIPS from the exons ATGACAAG CGCTTTTGGAGGCTCAGCAAGTGCGATGCGGGCGTGTTTGCGTTGGTTTTTGGGGCTGATTTGGGTCGGAGTGTCTGCAAATCGTGCAGGAtctcctgtgttttctgatgAAATCCCCTTCAAAATCAGATGGCCCGGAGCAGACTTCACCCTG TCAACGTCAGGAGGCCTGTACAAAGAAGATGACTATGTTATCATGACCACTGCTGAAAAAGAAAAGTACAAATGTTTATTGCCATCTTTGTCTGGCAACCAGGAG GATGACGTGAAGGAGTATGATGGACCGAGTCCAGCTGAGCTGCTGGAGCCGTTATTCAAACAGAGCAGCTGCTCCTACAGA ATCGAGTCATACTGGACATATGAACTGTGCCACGGGAAGCATGTACGGCAGTACCACGAGGACAAGGAGACGGGGCAG ATCAACATTCAGGAATACTATCTGGGTACCATGAAAAAAGAGAGTTCAG AATCAGAAATGGAAAAATCCAGTGATTCTGAATCAGAAATATCAAACACCAACACACAG GTGCCAACAAAGAACATAGAGGGTCAGCTGACCCCATACTATCCCATAGAGATGGCGCATGGGACCGAATGCTCTCTGAAAGACAATAAACCCCGCACTACCACAGTGCTGTACGTCTGTCACCCGGAGGCAAAACATGAGATCCTCACGATCGCTGAGATCATCACCTGTCAGTATGAAGTAGTGGTGCTCACACCCCTCCTCTGTCCACACCCCAAATACag GTTCAAGTCGTCCCCAGTGAATGACATCTTTTGCCAGGCTCTGGGTGGCTCCCCTCTCAGGCCTCAGAGTCTGACCCAGCTGGATCGTGAGCAGGAAGAGCTGCTCAAACCACCGTTCAGCTCAAGTGGCGAAAGAGATGAGAGAGGATCCAGG GAGGATACACCTCCTGTGAAAGAAGAGGCGTATACCTCTACCCATAAGCCCCTGACAGTGGGTGGGCAAGCCCAGGTAACCGTTGGCAGCACCCACATCTCTCGTCTGACTGATGAACAGCTGATCAAGGAGTTTCTGAGTGGCTCATACTGTCTGCATGGG GGCGTTGGATGGTGGAAGTATGAATTCTGTTATGGAAGGCATGTACACCAGTATCATGAA AATAAAGAACAAGGGAAGAACATTGtggtggtgggcagctggaacaCTGACGATCATATTAACTGGGCCAAGAAAAACGTGGCACGATCTTATCACTTGAAAGACGATGGAGCGCAGAAAGTCAG GGTCGTATCTCACTTTTATGGCCATGGAGATGTTTGTGACCTAACAGGGAAACCGAGACAGGTTATAGTCAAGCTCAA GTGTAAGGAGTCAGAGTCTCCTCATGCTGTTACGGTTTACATGCTGGAACCTCAGACCTGTCAATATATTCTTGGG GTTGAGTCACCCGTTATATGCAAGATCTTGGACACTGCAGATGAAAACGGACTTCTTTCAATCCCTAGCTAG
- the erlec1 gene encoding endoplasmic reticulum lectin 1 isoform X3 produces MRACLRWFLGLIWVGVSANRAGSPVFSDEIPFKIRWPGADFTLSTSGGLYKEDDYVIMTTAEKEKYKCLLPSLSGNQEDDVKEYDGPSPAELLEPLFKQSSCSYRIESYWTYELCHGKHVRQYHEDKETGQKINIQEYYLGTMKKESSESEMEKSSDSESEISNTNTQVPTKNIEGQLTPYYPIEMAHGTECSLKDNKPRTTTVLYVCHPEAKHEILTIAEIITCQYEVVVLTPLLCPHPKYRFKSSPVNDIFCQALGGSPLRPQSLTQLDREQEELLKPPFSSSGERDERGSREDTPPVKEEAYTSTHKPLTVGGQAQVTVGSTHISRLTDEQLIKEFLSGSYCLHGGVGWWKYEFCYGRHVHQYHENKEQGKNIVVVGSWNTDDHINWAKKNVARSYHLKDDGAQKVRVVSHFYGHGDVCDLTGKPRQVIVKLKCKESESPHAVTVYMLEPQTCQYILGVESPVICKILDTADENGLLSIPS; encoded by the exons ATGCGGGCGTGTTTGCGTTGGTTTTTGGGGCTGATTTGGGTCGGAGTGTCTGCAAATCGTGCAGGAtctcctgtgttttctgatgAAATCCCCTTCAAAATCAGATGGCCCGGAGCAGACTTCACCCTG TCAACGTCAGGAGGCCTGTACAAAGAAGATGACTATGTTATCATGACCACTGCTGAAAAAGAAAAGTACAAATGTTTATTGCCATCTTTGTCTGGCAACCAGGAG GATGACGTGAAGGAGTATGATGGACCGAGTCCAGCTGAGCTGCTGGAGCCGTTATTCAAACAGAGCAGCTGCTCCTACAGA ATCGAGTCATACTGGACATATGAACTGTGCCACGGGAAGCATGTACGGCAGTACCACGAGGACAAGGAGACGGGGCAG AAGATCAACATTCAGGAATACTATCTGGGTACCATGAAAAAAGAGAGTTCAG AATCAGAAATGGAAAAATCCAGTGATTCTGAATCAGAAATATCAAACACCAACACACAG GTGCCAACAAAGAACATAGAGGGTCAGCTGACCCCATACTATCCCATAGAGATGGCGCATGGGACCGAATGCTCTCTGAAAGACAATAAACCCCGCACTACCACAGTGCTGTACGTCTGTCACCCGGAGGCAAAACATGAGATCCTCACGATCGCTGAGATCATCACCTGTCAGTATGAAGTAGTGGTGCTCACACCCCTCCTCTGTCCACACCCCAAATACag GTTCAAGTCGTCCCCAGTGAATGACATCTTTTGCCAGGCTCTGGGTGGCTCCCCTCTCAGGCCTCAGAGTCTGACCCAGCTGGATCGTGAGCAGGAAGAGCTGCTCAAACCACCGTTCAGCTCAAGTGGCGAAAGAGATGAGAGAGGATCCAGG GAGGATACACCTCCTGTGAAAGAAGAGGCGTATACCTCTACCCATAAGCCCCTGACAGTGGGTGGGCAAGCCCAGGTAACCGTTGGCAGCACCCACATCTCTCGTCTGACTGATGAACAGCTGATCAAGGAGTTTCTGAGTGGCTCATACTGTCTGCATGGG GGCGTTGGATGGTGGAAGTATGAATTCTGTTATGGAAGGCATGTACACCAGTATCATGAA AATAAAGAACAAGGGAAGAACATTGtggtggtgggcagctggaacaCTGACGATCATATTAACTGGGCCAAGAAAAACGTGGCACGATCTTATCACTTGAAAGACGATGGAGCGCAGAAAGTCAG GGTCGTATCTCACTTTTATGGCCATGGAGATGTTTGTGACCTAACAGGGAAACCGAGACAGGTTATAGTCAAGCTCAA GTGTAAGGAGTCAGAGTCTCCTCATGCTGTTACGGTTTACATGCTGGAACCTCAGACCTGTCAATATATTCTTGGG GTTGAGTCACCCGTTATATGCAAGATCTTGGACACTGCAGATGAAAACGGACTTCTTTCAATCCCTAGCTAG